The following coding sequences are from one Macaca nemestrina isolate mMacNem1 chromosome 1, mMacNem.hap1, whole genome shotgun sequence window:
- the CCSA gene encoding centriole, cilia and spindle-associated protein isoform X1, whose translation MSPGSGVKSEYMKRYQEPRWDEYGPCYRELLHYRLGRRLLEQAHAPWLWDDWGPAGSSEDSASSESSGAGGPAPRCAPPSPPPPVEQAAQEEAERRARGAPEEQGAEAGDAEAEDAEDAALPALPVKDVEDKPEQQTRTRETDKSPTSTEPRQQPSALFARGNRKAVKSPQRSSSKIKENKHPFALYGWGEKQTDTGSQKTHNVCASAPVHEIHESALRAKNRRQVEKRRLVAQRQRAHSVDVEKNRKVKASSSENPWMTEYMREESSSRKMEGAHISPTLFLLNTSIKYRWTASHSYLRTLKSKQQHTDWVH comes from the exons ATGTCCCCGGGGAGCGGGGTGAAGAGCGAGTACATGAAGCGCTACCAGGAGCCGCGCTGGGACGAGTACGGGCCGTGCTACCGCGAGCTGCTGCACTACCGCCTGGGCCGCCGGCTGCTGGAACAGGCGCACGCGCCCTGGCTCTGGGACGACTGGGGCCCGGCCGGCTCCTCGGAGGACTCGGCGTCGTCAGAGTCGTCGGGCGCCGGGGGCCCAGCACCCCGGTGCGCCCCGCCCTCGCCCCCGCCGCCGGTAGAGCAGGCTGCCCAGGAGGAAGCGGAACGGCGGGCGCGCGGGGCCCCGGAGGAGCAGGGCGCGGAGGCCGGGGACGCGGAGGCCGAGGACGCGGAGGACGCGGCTCTGCCag CACTGCCAGTGAAGGATGTAGAAGACAAACCTGAACAACAAACCAGAACAAGAGAAACTGACAAATCACCCACCAGTACTGAGCCTCGACAGCAACCAAGTGCCTTATTTGCTAGAGGAAACAGGAAAGCGGTCAAAAGTCCCCAAAGATCATcgagtaaaataaaagaaaacaagcatCCATTTGCTCTTTATGGCTGGGGAGAAAAACAGACGGATACAGGAAGCCAGAAGACTCACAACGTCTGCGCGTCCGCTCCTGTGCACGAG ATTCATGAATCAGCATTACGAGCCAAGAACAGAAGACAGGTGGAGAAAAGGAGACTGGTTGCTCAAAGACAGCGTGCCCACTCTGTGGACGTGGAGAAGAACAGAAAGGTGAAGGCTTCCTCGTCAGAGAACCCGTGGATGACAGAATACATGAG GGAAGAGTCTAGTTCCAGGAAGATGGAGGGAGCACACATTTCCCCCACTTTGTTCTTACTGAACACATCTATAAAATATAGATGGACTGCGTCACACAGCTATTTGAGGACTCTGAAAAGTAAACAGCAACACACGGATTGGGTACACTAG
- the CCSA gene encoding centriole, cilia and spindle-associated protein isoform X3 produces MSPGSGVKSEYMKRYQEPRWDEYGPCYRELLHYRLGRRLLEQAHAPWLWDDWGPAGSSEDSASSESSGAGGPAPRCAPPSPPPPVEQAAQEEAERRARGAPEEQGAEAGDAEAEDAEDAALPALPVKDVEDKPEQQTRTRETDKSPTSTEPRQQPSALFARGNRKAVKSPQRSSSKIKENKHPFALYGWGEKQTDTGSQKTHNVCASAPVHEIHESALRAKNRRQVEKRRLVAQRQRAHSVDVEKNRKVKASSSENPWMTEYMRCYSARA; encoded by the exons ATGTCCCCGGGGAGCGGGGTGAAGAGCGAGTACATGAAGCGCTACCAGGAGCCGCGCTGGGACGAGTACGGGCCGTGCTACCGCGAGCTGCTGCACTACCGCCTGGGCCGCCGGCTGCTGGAACAGGCGCACGCGCCCTGGCTCTGGGACGACTGGGGCCCGGCCGGCTCCTCGGAGGACTCGGCGTCGTCAGAGTCGTCGGGCGCCGGGGGCCCAGCACCCCGGTGCGCCCCGCCCTCGCCCCCGCCGCCGGTAGAGCAGGCTGCCCAGGAGGAAGCGGAACGGCGGGCGCGCGGGGCCCCGGAGGAGCAGGGCGCGGAGGCCGGGGACGCGGAGGCCGAGGACGCGGAGGACGCGGCTCTGCCag CACTGCCAGTGAAGGATGTAGAAGACAAACCTGAACAACAAACCAGAACAAGAGAAACTGACAAATCACCCACCAGTACTGAGCCTCGACAGCAACCAAGTGCCTTATTTGCTAGAGGAAACAGGAAAGCGGTCAAAAGTCCCCAAAGATCATcgagtaaaataaaagaaaacaagcatCCATTTGCTCTTTATGGCTGGGGAGAAAAACAGACGGATACAGGAAGCCAGAAGACTCACAACGTCTGCGCGTCCGCTCCTGTGCACGAG ATTCATGAATCAGCATTACGAGCCAAGAACAGAAGACAGGTGGAGAAAAGGAGACTGGTTGCTCAAAGACAGCGTGCCCACTCTGTGGACGTGGAGAAGAACAGAAAGGTGAAGGCTTCCTCGTCAGAGAACCCGTGGATGACAGAATACATGAGGTGCTATTCGGCAAGAGCTTAA
- the CCSA gene encoding centriole, cilia and spindle-associated protein isoform X2 codes for MSPGSGVKSEYMKRYQEPRWDEYGPCYRELLHYRLGRRLLEQAHAPWLWDDWGPAGSSEDSASSESSGAGGPAPRCAPPSPPPPVEQAAQEEAERRARGAPEEQGAEAGDAEAEDAEDAALPALPVKDVEDKPEQQTRTRETDKSPTSTEPRQQPSALFARGNRKAVKSPQRSSSKIKENKHPFALYGWGEKQTDTGSQKTHNVCASAPVHEIHESALRAKNRRQVEKRRLVAQRQRAHSVDVEKNRKVKASSSENPWMTEYMRNECGCNHVPNSWDNLQDSEIV; via the exons ATGTCCCCGGGGAGCGGGGTGAAGAGCGAGTACATGAAGCGCTACCAGGAGCCGCGCTGGGACGAGTACGGGCCGTGCTACCGCGAGCTGCTGCACTACCGCCTGGGCCGCCGGCTGCTGGAACAGGCGCACGCGCCCTGGCTCTGGGACGACTGGGGCCCGGCCGGCTCCTCGGAGGACTCGGCGTCGTCAGAGTCGTCGGGCGCCGGGGGCCCAGCACCCCGGTGCGCCCCGCCCTCGCCCCCGCCGCCGGTAGAGCAGGCTGCCCAGGAGGAAGCGGAACGGCGGGCGCGCGGGGCCCCGGAGGAGCAGGGCGCGGAGGCCGGGGACGCGGAGGCCGAGGACGCGGAGGACGCGGCTCTGCCag CACTGCCAGTGAAGGATGTAGAAGACAAACCTGAACAACAAACCAGAACAAGAGAAACTGACAAATCACCCACCAGTACTGAGCCTCGACAGCAACCAAGTGCCTTATTTGCTAGAGGAAACAGGAAAGCGGTCAAAAGTCCCCAAAGATCATcgagtaaaataaaagaaaacaagcatCCATTTGCTCTTTATGGCTGGGGAGAAAAACAGACGGATACAGGAAGCCAGAAGACTCACAACGTCTGCGCGTCCGCTCCTGTGCACGAG ATTCATGAATCAGCATTACGAGCCAAGAACAGAAGACAGGTGGAGAAAAGGAGACTGGTTGCTCAAAGACAGCGTGCCCACTCTGTGGACGTGGAGAAGAACAGAAAGGTGAAGGCTTCCTCGTCAGAGAACCCGTGGATGACAGAATACATGAG aAATGAATGTGGTTGTAATCATGTTCCTAATTCTTGGGACAACCTGCAAGACAGTGAGATAGTTTAA